In Candidatus Margulisiibacteriota bacterium, a single genomic region encodes these proteins:
- a CDS encoding HEPN domain-containing protein — protein sequence MSNLDISEWIRFAQTDYDTAKKMYDLFKPIPREIACFLCQQSIEKILKAYILARGGTLIKMHDLYALLKQCAEHKEEFEKYRDTCAELTTYAVFIRYPSFDTLTELDLRQALSNAQKVLSFTKTQLGELGYT from the coding sequence ATGAGCAATCTGGATATTAGTGAGTGGATCCGTTTTGCCCAAACTGATTATGATACAGCCAAAAAAATGTATGATTTGTTTAAACCTATTCCGCGAGAGATCGCTTGTTTCCTTTGCCAGCAGAGTATTGAGAAAATATTAAAAGCCTATATTTTAGCGCGCGGCGGAACATTGATTAAAATGCATGATCTGTACGCTTTGTTAAAGCAATGCGCTGAACATAAAGAGGAATTTGAAAAATATCGAGACACTTGCGCGGAACTTACCACCTATGCGGTGTTTATCCGTTACCCGTCGTTTGACACGCTGACCGAACTTGATTTGCGGCAAGCGCTGTCCAACGCGCAAAAGGTTTTAAGTTTTACAAAAACACAATTAGGAGAGCTG